One window of Leopardus geoffroyi isolate Oge1 chromosome B3, O.geoffroyi_Oge1_pat1.0, whole genome shotgun sequence genomic DNA carries:
- the DICER1 gene encoding endoribonuclease Dicer isoform X4: MNESPALQPLSMAGLQLVTPASSPMGPFFGLPWQQEAIHDNIYTPRKYQVELLEAALDHNTIVCLNTGSGKTFIAVLLTKELSYQIRGDFNRNGKRTVFLVNSANQVAPQVSAVRTHSDLKVGEYSSLEVNAAWTKEKWNQEFTKHQVLVMTCYVALNVLKNGYLSLSDINLLVFDECHLAILDHPYREIMKLCENCPSCPRILGLTASILNGKCDPEELEEKIQKLEKILKSNAETATDLVVLDRYTSQPCEIVVDCGPFTDRSGLYGRLLLELEEALNFINDCNISVRSKERDSTSISKQILSDCRAVLVVLGPWCADKVAGMMVRELQKYIKHEQEELHRKFLLFTDTFLRKIHALCEEHFSPASLDLKFVTPKVIKLLEILRKYKPYERQQFESVEWYNNRNQDNYVSWSDSEDDDEDEEIEEKEKPETNFPSPFTNILCGIIFVERRYTAVVLNRLIKEAGKQDPELAYISSNFITGHGIGKNQPRNKQMEAEFRKQEEVLRKFRAHETNLLIATSIVEEGVDIPKCNLVVRFDLPTEYRSYVQSKGRARAPISNYIMLADTDKIKSFEEDLKTYKAIEKILRNKCSKSVDAGETDVEPVVDDDDVFPPYVLRPDDGGPRVTINTAIGHINRYCARLPSDPFTHLAPKCRTRELPDGTFYSTLYLPINSPLRASIVGPPMSCIRLAERVVALICCEKLHKIGELDDHLMPVGKETVKYEEELDLHDEEETSVPGRPGSTKRRQCYPKAIPECLRDSYPKPDQPCYLYVIGMVLTTPLPDELNFRRRKLYPPEDTTRCFGILTAKPIPQIPHFPVYTRSGEVTISIELKKSGFTLSLQMLELITRLHQYIFSHILRLEKPALEFKPTDADSAYCVLPLNVVNDSSTLDIDFKFMEDIEKSEARIGIPSTKYSKETPFVFKLEDYQDAVIIPRYRNFDQPHRFYVADVYTDLTPLSKFPSPEYETFAEYYKTKYNLDLTNLNQPLLDVDHTSSRLNLLTPRHLNQKGKALPLSSAEKRKAKWESLQNKQILVPELCAIHPIPASLWRKAVCLPSILYRLHCLLTAEELRAQTASDAGVGVRSLPVDFRYPNLDFGWKKSIDSKSFISIASSSWAENDNYCKHSTIVVPENAARQGAIRTSSLENHDQMSVNCRTLFGESPGKLQIEASTDLTATNGLSYNKNLANGSCDLANRDFCQGNQLSYYKQEIPVQPTTSYPIQNLYSYENQPKPSDECTLLSNKYLDGNANTSTSDGSPAAATTPGTNEAVPAPRDGRASAQSPCPGYSSRTLGPNPGLILQALTLSNASDGFNLERLEMLGDSFLKHAITTYLFCTYPDAHEGRLSYMRSKKVSNCNLYRLGKKKGLPSRMVVSIFDPPVNWLPPGYVVNQDKSNTDKWEKDEMIMPPKYVLSTSSF, from the exons ATGAATGAAAGCCCTGCTTTGCAGCCCCTCAGCATGGCGGGCCTGCAGCTCGTGACCCCTGCCTCCTCACCAATGGGCCCTTTCTTTGGACTGCCATGGCAACAAGAAGCAATCCATGATAACATTTATACGCCAAGAAAATACCAG GTGGAACTGCTCGAAGCAGCTCTGGATCATAACACCATAGTCTGTTTAAACACTGGCTCAGGGAAGACGTTTATTGCCGTACTACTCACGAAAGAGCTGTCCTATCAGATCAGGGGAGACTTCAACAGAAACGGAAAAAGGACGGTGTTCTTGGTCAACTCTG CAAACCAGGTTGCTCCACAAGTGTCAGCTGTCAGAACTCATTCAGATCTCAAGGTTGGGGAATACTCAAGCCTGGAAGTAAATGCAGCTTggacaaaagagaaatggaacCAAGAGTTTACTAAGCACCAG GTTCTTGTTATGACCTGCTATGTCGCCTTGAACGTTTTGAAAAACGGTTACCTATCGCTGTCGGACATTAACCTTTTGGTGTTTGATGAGTGTCATCTTGCGATCCTAGACCACCCCTACCGAGAAATTATGAAG CTCTGTGAAAACTGTCCATCGTGTCCTCGTATCTTGGGGCTGACTGCTTCCATTTTAAATGGGAAATGCGATCCCGAGGAATTGGAAGAAAAGATTCAGAAGCTGGAGAAAATCCTCAAGAGCAATGCCGAGACCGCAACTGACCTGGTGGTCTTGGACAG ATACACTTCTCAACCGTGTGAGATTGTGGTGGACTGTGGGCCGTTCACGGACCGAAGTGGCCTCTATGGCAGGCTGCtgctggagctggaggaggcaCTGAACTTTATCAACGACTGTAACATATCTGTGCGTTCGAAAGAGAGAGATTCGACTTCAATTTCTAAGCAG ATACTGTCAGACTGTCGTGCCGTATTGGTGGTCCTGGGCCCCTGGTGTGCAGATAAGGTCGCTGGGATGATGGTCCGGGAGCTGCAGAAGTACATCAAACACGAGCAAGAGGAGCTGCACAGgaaatttctattgtttacagACACCTTCCTAAGGAAAATCCATGCACTATGTGAAGAGCACTTCTCTCCTGCCTCACTTGACCTGAAATTTGTAACTCCTAAAGTAATAAAACTGCTCGAAATCTTGCGCAAGTACAAACCGTATGAGCGGCAGCAGTTCGAGAGCGTCGAGTGGTATAATAACAGGAATCAGGATAATTACGTGTCCTGGAGTGATTCTGAGGATGATGACGAGGACGAAGAGATCGAAGAAAAAGAGAAGCCGGAGACCAATTTCCCGTCTCCGTTCACCAACATCTTATGCGGGATCATCTTTGTGGAAAGAAGATACACAGCAGTTGTCTTAAACAG ATTGATAAAGGAAGCTGGCAAACAAGATCCAGAGCTGGCTTACATCAGCAGCAATTTTATAACTGGACATGGCATTGGAAAGAATCAGCCTCGTAACAAACAGATGGAAGCAGAATTCAGAAAACAGGAAGAG GTACTTAGGAAATTTCGAGCACATGAGACCAACCTGCTTATTGCGACAAGCATTGTGGAAGAGGGTGTTGACATACCAAAATGCAACTTGGTGGTTCGTTTTGATTTACCCACAGAGTATCGATCCTATGTTCAATCTAAGGGACGAGCAAGGGCACCGATCTCTAATTACATAATGTTAGCAgatacagacaaaataaaaagttttgaagaAGACCTTAAAACATACAAAGCTATTGAAAAG ATCTTGAGAAACAAGTGTTCCAAGTCCGTTGATGCGGGTGAGACTGACGTTGAACCTGTCGTGGATGATGACGATGTGTTCCCACCATACGTGTTGAGGCCCGACGACGGTGGTCCGCGAGTCACGATCAACACGGCCATTGGACACATCAACAG atACTGTGCTAGATTACCAAGTGATCCGTTTACTCATCTAGCTCCTAAATGTAGAACTCGAGAGTTGCCTGATGGTACATTTTATTCAACTCTTTATCTGCCAATTAACTCACCTCTTCGAGCCTCCATTGTT GGTCCGCCAATGAGCTGTATACGATTGGCCGAAAGAGTTGTAGCGCTCATTTGCTGTGAAAAACTGCACAAAATTG GTGAACTGGATGACCATTTGATGCCAGTTGGGAAAGAGACGGTTAAATATGAAGAAGAGCTTGATTTACATGACGAAGAAGAGACCAGCGTTCCAGGAAGACCAGGTTCCACAAAGCGAAGACAGTGCTACCCAAAGGCA atTCCGGAATGTTTGAGGGATAGCTATCCCAAACCCGATCAGCCCTGTTACCTGTATGTGATAGGAATGGTTCTGACGACACCCTTACCTGATGAACTCAACTTCAGAAGGCGGAAGCTCTATCCCCCTGAGGATACCACGAGATGCTTTGGAATACTGACGGCCAAACCCATACCTCAG aTCCCGCACTTTCCTGTGTACACGCGCTCCGGAGAGGTTACCATATCCATTGAGTTGAAGAAGTCTGGTTTCACGTTGTCTCTCCAAATGCTTGAGTTGATCACAAGACTTCACCAGTATATATTCTCTCATATTCTTCGGCTTGAAAAACCTGCACTAGAATTTAAACCCACAGACGCTGATTCAGCATACTGTGTTCTACCTCTTAACGTTG TGAATGACTCCAGCACTTTGGACATTGACTTTAAATTCATGGAAGATATTGAGAAATCTGAAGCTCGCATAGGCATTCCCAGCACAAAGTATTCAAAAGAAACAccctttgtttttaagttagaAGATTACCAGGACGCAGTCATCATTCCGAG ataccGTAATTTTGATCAGCCTCATCGATTTTATGTAGCTGATGTATACACTGATCTTACCCCACTGAGTAAATTTCCTTCCCCCGAGTATGAAACCTTTGcagaatattataaaacaaagtatAACCTTGATCTGACCAATCTCAACCAGCCACTGCTGGATGTGGACCACACATCTTCGAG ACTTAATCTTTTGACACCTCGCCATTTGAATCAGAAGGGGAAAGCCCTTCCTCTAAGCAGTGCTGAGAAGAGAAAAGCCAAGTGGGAAAGTCTGCAGAATAAACAG ATCCTGGTTCCAGAGCTCTGTGCTATACATCCGATTCCAGCATCACTGTGGAGAAAAGCAGTCTGTCTCCCTAGCATACTCTACCGCCTTCACTGCCTTCTGACCGCAGAGGAGCTAAGAGCCCAGACGGCCAGCGATGCTGGCGTGGGAGTCCGATCACTTCCCGTGGATTTTAG ATACCCCAACCTAGACTTCGGGTGGAAGAAATCTATTGACAGCAAATCCTTCATCTCAATTGCTAGCTCCTCTTGGGCTGAAAACGATAATTACTGTAAGCACAGCACAATTGTAGTCCCTGAAAATGCTGCACGTCAAGGTGCTATTAGAACCTCCTCTCTAGAAAATCACGACCAAATGTCTGTGAACTGCAGAACGCTCTTCGGTGAGTCACCCGGTAAGCTCCAGATCGAAGCTTCAACAGATCTCACGGCGACCAACGGTCTTTCGTACAATAAAAACCTTGCCAATGGCAGTTGCGATTTAGCTAACAGGGACTTTTGCCAAGGAAATCAGCTGAGTTACTACAAGCAGGAAATACCTGTACAACCAACTACCTCATATCCCATTCAGAATTTATACAGTTACGAGAACCAGCCCAAGCCCAGCGATGAATGTACTCTCCTGAGTAACAAATACCTTGATGGAAATGCTAACACATCTACCTCAGATGGAAGTCCCGCAGCGGCCACGACGCCCGGTACTAACGAAGCTGTTCCCGCGCCCCGGGACGGGAGGGCTTCTGCGCAGAGCCCTTGTCCCGGCTACTCCTCGAGGACTCTTGGCCCGAACCCTGGACTCATTCTGCAGGCTTTGACCCTTTCAAATGCTAGCGATGGGTTTAACCTGGAGCGGCTTGAAATGCTTGGTGACTCCTTTCTAAAGCATGCCATCACCACGTACCTGTTTTGCACTTACCCCGACGCGCACGAGGGCCGCCTTTCCTATATGAGAagcaaaaag GTCAGCAACTGTAATCTGTATCGGCTTGGAAAAAAGAAGGGACTGCCCAGCCGCATGGTGGTGTCCATATTTGATCCCCCTGTGAATTGGCTTCCTCCTGGTTATGTAGTAAACCAAGACAAAAGTAATACAgataaatgggaaaaagatgAAATG ATTATGCCTCCTAAATATGTGCTCTCCACGTCTTCTTTCTGA
- the DICER1 gene encoding endoribonuclease Dicer isoform X3, which yields MNESPALQPLSMAGLQLVTPASSPMGPFFGLPWQQEAIHDNIYTPRKYQVELLEAALDHNTIVCLNTGSGKTFIAVLLTKELSYQIRGDFNRNGKRTVFLVNSANQVAPQVSAVRTHSDLKVGEYSSLEVNAAWTKEKWNQEFTKHQVLVMTCYVALNVLKNGYLSLSDINLLVFDECHLAILDHPYREIMKLCENCPSCPRILGLTASILNGKCDPEELEEKIQKLEKILKSNAETATDLVVLDRYTSQPCEIVVDCGPFTDRSGLYGRLLLELEEALNFINDCNISVRSKERDSTSISKQILSDCRAVLVVLGPWCADKVAGMMVRELQKYIKHEQEELHRKFLLFTDTFLRKIHALCEEHFSPASLDLKFVTPKVIKLLEILRKYKPYERQQFESVEWYNNRNQDNYVSWSDSEDDDEDEEIEEKEKPETNFPSPFTNILCGIIFVERRYTAVVLNRLIKEAGKQDPELAYISSNFITGHGIGKNQPRNKQMEAEFRKQEEVLRKFRAHETNLLIATSIVEEGVDIPKCNLVVRFDLPTEYRSYVQSKGRARAPISNYIMLADTDKIKSFEEDLKTYKAIEKILRNKCSKSVDAGETDVEPVVDDDDVFPPYVLRPDDGGPRVTINTAIGHINRYCARLPSDPFTHLAPKCRTRELPDGTFYSTLYLPINSPLRASIVGPPMSCIRLAERVVALICCEKLHKIGELDDHLMPVGKETVKYEEELDLHDEEETSVPGRPGSTKRRQCYPKAIPECLRDSYPKPDQPCYLYVIGMVLTTPLPDELNFRRRKLYPPEDTTRCFGILTAKPIPQIPHFPVYTRSGEVTISIELKKSGFTLSLQMLELITRLHQYIFSHILRLEKPALEFKPTDADSAYCVLPLNVVNDSSTLDIDFKFMEDIEKSEARIGIPSTKYSKETPFVFKLEDYQDAVIIPRYRNFDQPHRFYVADVYTDLTPLSKFPSPEYETFAEYYKTKYNLDLTNLNQPLLDVDHTSSRLNLLTPRHLNQKGKALPLSSAEKRKAKWESLQNKQILVPELCAIHPIPASLWRKAVCLPSILYRLHCLLTAEELRAQTASDAGVGVRSLPVDFRYPNLDFGWKKSIDSKSFISIASSSWAENDNYCKHSTIVVPENAARQGAIRTSSLENHDQMSVNCRTLFGESPGKLQIEASTDLTATNGLSYNKNLANGSCDLANRDFCQGNQLSYYKQEIPVQPTTSYPIQNLYSYENQPKPSDECTLLSNKYLDGNANTSTSDGSPAAATTPGTNEAVPAPRDGRASAQSPCPGYSSRTLGPNPGLILQALTLSNASDGFNLERLEMLGDSFLKHAITTYLFCTYPDAHEGRLSYMRSKKLRRSEEDEEKEEDIEVPKAMGDIFESLAGAIYMDSGMSLEMVWQVYYPMMRPLIEKFSANVPRSPVRELLEMEPETAKFSPAERTYDGKVRVTVEVVGKGKFKGVGRSYRIAKSAAARRALRSLKANQPQVPNS from the exons ATGAATGAAAGCCCTGCTTTGCAGCCCCTCAGCATGGCGGGCCTGCAGCTCGTGACCCCTGCCTCCTCACCAATGGGCCCTTTCTTTGGACTGCCATGGCAACAAGAAGCAATCCATGATAACATTTATACGCCAAGAAAATACCAG GTGGAACTGCTCGAAGCAGCTCTGGATCATAACACCATAGTCTGTTTAAACACTGGCTCAGGGAAGACGTTTATTGCCGTACTACTCACGAAAGAGCTGTCCTATCAGATCAGGGGAGACTTCAACAGAAACGGAAAAAGGACGGTGTTCTTGGTCAACTCTG CAAACCAGGTTGCTCCACAAGTGTCAGCTGTCAGAACTCATTCAGATCTCAAGGTTGGGGAATACTCAAGCCTGGAAGTAAATGCAGCTTggacaaaagagaaatggaacCAAGAGTTTACTAAGCACCAG GTTCTTGTTATGACCTGCTATGTCGCCTTGAACGTTTTGAAAAACGGTTACCTATCGCTGTCGGACATTAACCTTTTGGTGTTTGATGAGTGTCATCTTGCGATCCTAGACCACCCCTACCGAGAAATTATGAAG CTCTGTGAAAACTGTCCATCGTGTCCTCGTATCTTGGGGCTGACTGCTTCCATTTTAAATGGGAAATGCGATCCCGAGGAATTGGAAGAAAAGATTCAGAAGCTGGAGAAAATCCTCAAGAGCAATGCCGAGACCGCAACTGACCTGGTGGTCTTGGACAG ATACACTTCTCAACCGTGTGAGATTGTGGTGGACTGTGGGCCGTTCACGGACCGAAGTGGCCTCTATGGCAGGCTGCtgctggagctggaggaggcaCTGAACTTTATCAACGACTGTAACATATCTGTGCGTTCGAAAGAGAGAGATTCGACTTCAATTTCTAAGCAG ATACTGTCAGACTGTCGTGCCGTATTGGTGGTCCTGGGCCCCTGGTGTGCAGATAAGGTCGCTGGGATGATGGTCCGGGAGCTGCAGAAGTACATCAAACACGAGCAAGAGGAGCTGCACAGgaaatttctattgtttacagACACCTTCCTAAGGAAAATCCATGCACTATGTGAAGAGCACTTCTCTCCTGCCTCACTTGACCTGAAATTTGTAACTCCTAAAGTAATAAAACTGCTCGAAATCTTGCGCAAGTACAAACCGTATGAGCGGCAGCAGTTCGAGAGCGTCGAGTGGTATAATAACAGGAATCAGGATAATTACGTGTCCTGGAGTGATTCTGAGGATGATGACGAGGACGAAGAGATCGAAGAAAAAGAGAAGCCGGAGACCAATTTCCCGTCTCCGTTCACCAACATCTTATGCGGGATCATCTTTGTGGAAAGAAGATACACAGCAGTTGTCTTAAACAG ATTGATAAAGGAAGCTGGCAAACAAGATCCAGAGCTGGCTTACATCAGCAGCAATTTTATAACTGGACATGGCATTGGAAAGAATCAGCCTCGTAACAAACAGATGGAAGCAGAATTCAGAAAACAGGAAGAG GTACTTAGGAAATTTCGAGCACATGAGACCAACCTGCTTATTGCGACAAGCATTGTGGAAGAGGGTGTTGACATACCAAAATGCAACTTGGTGGTTCGTTTTGATTTACCCACAGAGTATCGATCCTATGTTCAATCTAAGGGACGAGCAAGGGCACCGATCTCTAATTACATAATGTTAGCAgatacagacaaaataaaaagttttgaagaAGACCTTAAAACATACAAAGCTATTGAAAAG ATCTTGAGAAACAAGTGTTCCAAGTCCGTTGATGCGGGTGAGACTGACGTTGAACCTGTCGTGGATGATGACGATGTGTTCCCACCATACGTGTTGAGGCCCGACGACGGTGGTCCGCGAGTCACGATCAACACGGCCATTGGACACATCAACAG atACTGTGCTAGATTACCAAGTGATCCGTTTACTCATCTAGCTCCTAAATGTAGAACTCGAGAGTTGCCTGATGGTACATTTTATTCAACTCTTTATCTGCCAATTAACTCACCTCTTCGAGCCTCCATTGTT GGTCCGCCAATGAGCTGTATACGATTGGCCGAAAGAGTTGTAGCGCTCATTTGCTGTGAAAAACTGCACAAAATTG GTGAACTGGATGACCATTTGATGCCAGTTGGGAAAGAGACGGTTAAATATGAAGAAGAGCTTGATTTACATGACGAAGAAGAGACCAGCGTTCCAGGAAGACCAGGTTCCACAAAGCGAAGACAGTGCTACCCAAAGGCA atTCCGGAATGTTTGAGGGATAGCTATCCCAAACCCGATCAGCCCTGTTACCTGTATGTGATAGGAATGGTTCTGACGACACCCTTACCTGATGAACTCAACTTCAGAAGGCGGAAGCTCTATCCCCCTGAGGATACCACGAGATGCTTTGGAATACTGACGGCCAAACCCATACCTCAG aTCCCGCACTTTCCTGTGTACACGCGCTCCGGAGAGGTTACCATATCCATTGAGTTGAAGAAGTCTGGTTTCACGTTGTCTCTCCAAATGCTTGAGTTGATCACAAGACTTCACCAGTATATATTCTCTCATATTCTTCGGCTTGAAAAACCTGCACTAGAATTTAAACCCACAGACGCTGATTCAGCATACTGTGTTCTACCTCTTAACGTTG TGAATGACTCCAGCACTTTGGACATTGACTTTAAATTCATGGAAGATATTGAGAAATCTGAAGCTCGCATAGGCATTCCCAGCACAAAGTATTCAAAAGAAACAccctttgtttttaagttagaAGATTACCAGGACGCAGTCATCATTCCGAG ataccGTAATTTTGATCAGCCTCATCGATTTTATGTAGCTGATGTATACACTGATCTTACCCCACTGAGTAAATTTCCTTCCCCCGAGTATGAAACCTTTGcagaatattataaaacaaagtatAACCTTGATCTGACCAATCTCAACCAGCCACTGCTGGATGTGGACCACACATCTTCGAG ACTTAATCTTTTGACACCTCGCCATTTGAATCAGAAGGGGAAAGCCCTTCCTCTAAGCAGTGCTGAGAAGAGAAAAGCCAAGTGGGAAAGTCTGCAGAATAAACAG ATCCTGGTTCCAGAGCTCTGTGCTATACATCCGATTCCAGCATCACTGTGGAGAAAAGCAGTCTGTCTCCCTAGCATACTCTACCGCCTTCACTGCCTTCTGACCGCAGAGGAGCTAAGAGCCCAGACGGCCAGCGATGCTGGCGTGGGAGTCCGATCACTTCCCGTGGATTTTAG ATACCCCAACCTAGACTTCGGGTGGAAGAAATCTATTGACAGCAAATCCTTCATCTCAATTGCTAGCTCCTCTTGGGCTGAAAACGATAATTACTGTAAGCACAGCACAATTGTAGTCCCTGAAAATGCTGCACGTCAAGGTGCTATTAGAACCTCCTCTCTAGAAAATCACGACCAAATGTCTGTGAACTGCAGAACGCTCTTCGGTGAGTCACCCGGTAAGCTCCAGATCGAAGCTTCAACAGATCTCACGGCGACCAACGGTCTTTCGTACAATAAAAACCTTGCCAATGGCAGTTGCGATTTAGCTAACAGGGACTTTTGCCAAGGAAATCAGCTGAGTTACTACAAGCAGGAAATACCTGTACAACCAACTACCTCATATCCCATTCAGAATTTATACAGTTACGAGAACCAGCCCAAGCCCAGCGATGAATGTACTCTCCTGAGTAACAAATACCTTGATGGAAATGCTAACACATCTACCTCAGATGGAAGTCCCGCAGCGGCCACGACGCCCGGTACTAACGAAGCTGTTCCCGCGCCCCGGGACGGGAGGGCTTCTGCGCAGAGCCCTTGTCCCGGCTACTCCTCGAGGACTCTTGGCCCGAACCCTGGACTCATTCTGCAGGCTTTGACCCTTTCAAATGCTAGCGATGGGTTTAACCTGGAGCGGCTTGAAATGCTTGGTGACTCCTTTCTAAAGCATGCCATCACCACGTACCTGTTTTGCACTTACCCCGACGCGCACGAGGGCCGCCTTTCCTATATGAGAagcaaaaag